The genome window TTTATGTTCATAGCTAACATGGTGGCTTGTGAATCTTGTTTCTCACAGCAGGTGTTGCTTTTGAGTAATGAGGGTTTGCTTTTGAGCTAAACTGGCTGCCAAAGCATTGGAAGTGAACACTGGCTGTACATGTCTTGCCATATATTTTACACTTGAGTGCAAAGTGTAGAACTTGCAATTTCTGATTGATATTCTAATTGGTGTAAAACAAAATTGCAACTTAATTCTAGTCTCAGAGATTAACTGGCTTATTTTTGTCTTTCTAGTCATCAGGGCAAAGGTGGTTGCAAAAGAAGCTGGAGGTGGTAAATTTAACGTCAAGTATGACATCAAACCCATCACGGTGATTATAAAGCATTCATACAATTCAATGTTTAtgcatgcattattttattttggttATTTGGTTTTCCAGACTATCAAGGGCCCCAAGAAGCTGTTTTATACCCTCTACACTGCATCCAACTCTGCAGCATGTGGTGTGACTCTGACCCTAGGTGTAGAATATTTTATCAAAGGTGAACATCCTTTTTCTGCTGGTTGTAATTTAATAATAGTCATATACACTTCATTTATAGTAAAATGTAACACAGCCTGCTTTCACAGTTTTCTACAAAGTGGTTGACTTGTACATGGGATGAGTTTATCTAGCCAGGGTGTCTGACTTTAATAGGGTTTTCTTTTTGTCACTTTTCCCATTTCAGGCCAAATGAGGTCTGACGGGTCTCTGCACGTGTCATCCTGTAATTACCCTGTACCCTGGAAAAGCAGCCACAAGATCCTGGTAGAACGTTTTCTGATGGGCTGTGATTGCAAAGTAAGCAAATTTAATAGTCAAATATGTCAAATTTGAATGACTGAATTCCTGATCTGCTTTATCCTCCAGATCACTCGATGTGACTCTGTCCCGTGTGGGATCAGCGGCCCAACTGAGTGCTTGTGGACGGACCAGCTGACAGCGAATTCGGTCAAAGTGGAGCAGGACAAACAATGTGCTTGCATCAAGAGAAGTGATGGTTCTTGTGCTTGGTACCAGGAGGCTGCCTCACCCAAAAAGTAATGGACATTAAAGACCCTAAACTGTAAATTACAACTGCAAATAAATCATTCTTTGAattacaatcaatcaatgtttatttatatagccctaaatcacaagtgtctcaaagggctgcacaagccacaacgacatcctcggtacagagcccacataagggcaaggtaaaaactcaccccagtgggatgtcaatgtgaatgactatgagaaaccttggagaggaccgcatatgtgggtaactggcctcccctccccccctctaggggagaccaaatgcaaaggatgtcgagtgggtctgacataatgtgagagtccagtccatagtggatccaacataatagtaagagtccagtccatagtggggccagcaggaaaccatcccgagcggagacgggtcagcggcgcagagatgttcccaaccgatgcacaggcgagcggtccaccccgggtcccgactctcaacagccagcacttcatccatggccaccggaactgtgtctccccctccacaagggataggatggggggggggggggggggggagcagaggagaaaggaaaagaaacggcagatcaactggtctaaaaaggggggctatttaaatgctagagtataaaaatgagttttaagatgggacttaaatgcttctactgaggtagcatctctaactgttaccgggagggcattccagaataCTGGAGCCTGAATTaaaaaaacgctctatagccatgAGTCAATCATGAGTTTAGAACTTTCTGACTTCCAAGCACTTTGGTACAAAATTGTTTCAAAAAGAATAAAACAAAACTGAAATGCTTGACTTTTTTAATTGCTGACTTTGGTTTACCACATGTCTAACATTGAGTTGaaacatttttgacttttttttacagCTCTTGCAATGGAAACTGAAAACTGAGGCTAATTTTTGAAACTTGACCAAtttaaggcatcaaaactatactGGCATGCTAATGGTTCAAATGGTAGTTTTAGAGAGCCCCTAAAATGCTAACCTCTGCACTTGCATCATAGATcttgacctacaaatgttgcaAGATAAAAATTCCCCAAAATATGAAATCATAAGATGGTTTTGTGAGACACTTTTCCCCTGCCCTTGAGGGGTTCATGTGGTTTGACTTTGGCAGACAAATTTGGTTCTACTGAACTCACCATTTCTTTCCTGATGTTTGATCCAACACAAATGTAGTACACCATTGGATTGAGGTTGCAATTGAGCACAAGAAAGACAAATATGCTGGATTGGCCGCTAGAAAACGGTTTGCAGCACATTTAGAACGCCCACTTTCAGCTTCAGAGTATGGGTGGGCCCCCATCAGCATGTTGACAACTACTGGAAGCAATTTTATATTTTGTAGTGTAGTGCTAGCATCTACATCCCAAATCATGTTGTGCAGAATTTGAAAtaacattttgagaaaaactgagtcagaacctgtgaaaacatattctgtacattacttgTACAAGTTTTTTGACATGTTTGCTGCAAACTTTGCAGTCCCTTCTTGGAGCAGACACACCAGTGTTGTACCTGATGGAGCTTAATAGGCAAGAAAAGTTTATGCATGTtgcacaatttgtacacaaggcaattctaagtgctttacagaaagttgcaaaatgaaaaaaagatatggttcaaattaaaatcaaagcgtgtggataaaatactttcagttgtcctATGCAATAATAGTATTTATATTGTAAACACGGTGTAGGTCTGCTTCACTCACAGTAGTGAACACAAGCTGTAGACACGGCTGCTCTCATAAAGCAGAGGGAAAAAAAGGTAGGCCGCTAGTATTCacttttgtgtcctcttctactgatgttttattgCTACACCTGTGCTTGAGAAAATGTTGAaaggaaataaatacttcaagagTGTCACATTTCCAGAAACTTTACAAGGGTTGGAAAACAcggtttagaaaaaaaaaagttttagaaaatgtatattatggGAAATAATTGCCATACTTTTCAGGAGCAACAAATACATGTACCGGTAGGTCACCTGGACACTATGGATCCTTTAAATAAATTGTGTGTGTAAAGATTCAAGCATGTTCCCGGTGTAAACAAATAGCCAATTTATATTTGTTTAGGTCAAATATAGTCTGGGCACTAAAAATATTCCAAGTCAGATTGTTGACAAAAGACTAATTAGTATGAGTTAGGTCAGGACAGAGGATGTAAAAAATGTGACATAACAGAATGTTCTTCCACAGACAGGTTGGGGAGGGTTTTCATCTGTTGTGACAGTGTTTTAATGACTTAGCTGGCAGGAATCTCTCAGTATGATCACATGATTACATTCTAGGCACCCATGTAGAAGTTACAAACTtcccttttatttaaaaaaaaaaaaaaaaattaaaccataCATGACAACCTTTATGTCATTCCTGTCATAGTTTATGTACACTTATAGTCAATTCTGCCAAGCAACAATAACTGCACAACCACATGACCAGGAAAAAAATCTGGTACGATTTTCCTGTTAActagtaaaaacttttttttttttttttttttttttttttttaatacatttattgtcTTTGGGATTTAGTGAATTACTGTTCACAagaaatttgacttttttttttaactcacattAGCCAACTCTCCCTGTCCCTTCTCTGCTGTATTAGGCAGTGAAACCCTTCTGCCCTCATTTGCTTAAGTAAAAAGCACCAAAAAATGTGGTTATAAATTTTAACACTTCTCATAAATGCAATTTGTTTTTCATTTAGTTAGCAACATCTTTATTTAAACTCAGTTTGCTTTTTAAAATGACATTTACATTAGTGGATGTGGTTTATAAGGCCACATAGAAATAAAAAATGCTGTATTTTTCTTAATTTCTGGCAAAGTGGTTGCTGGGTGCACAAACATGTTAATTTCATTAAAAACATCACAGACAGGTGTGTGCAAAGGTGAAATCAATCATCCAATTGTGAGAGTGATGGAGAGTGTGGGAGGAGTCTGCAGTAACAAATGGCTGCTCATCCACCCTCGTCAAGAAAGGACACCAGAATATTTGCCCGCTGAACTTATTTTCCCCCAAATCTTCTCTTTGTTAGCTACATTTTCTTCCATGATGAGTTGGATGAAGTGTTGTGTGTTCCCCCTGGTGCTGCTGTGCATGTGGCAGCTGCAAGAAGGAGCACACGCCTGCAGATGTTTTCCTGTGCATCCACAGATGGCGTTTTGCCAGTCAGACGTCGGTAAGTTAAAATTCAGAATATGTGTTGGGTTCATCCTTTTCAAGCATAATTGCATCATTATTTATTGCACTCATTGTATATGTACTCAAATATTGGTCCAGCTTCTGCATCCTGCACAAGTCTGAAATTGGGTCAGatgggaaaaaaagataaaaactaCTTGCGTACAGTCACACTGACTGGCCTGTTACCTTGAATACATATATCTAAGTTTTGGAAACCGCCATGTTGACACAAAGAAATGGTGCTAAACTATATAGTGTTGCTAATTGAGATTAATAACACAATGTCACAGACTTTATTCTGCCAATCAGATGTCGGTAAGTGAAATCCTGCATGTTTTTGTGGTGTACCAATAGTCTTGTAACAGTAATGTCTAGTCTTATTTGTGTCAAGtctggaaaaacatgtttttaaaagtaaGCATACATTACAGCTTTTTAATGTATATAGCTAACAAGGTGGCTTGTTAATCTTGTTTCTCACAGCAGGTGTTGCTATTGAGTAATGAGGGTTTGCTTTTGAGCCAAACTGGCTGCCGAAGCATTTGAAGTGAAACACTGTCTGTACATGTCTTGCCATATATTTTACACTTGAATGCAAAGTGTAGATTTTGCAACTTCTGATTGATATTCTAATTGGTGTAAAACAAAATTGCAACTTAATTCTAGTCTCAGAGATTAACTGTCTTATTTTGTCTTTCTAGTCATCAGGGCAAAGGTGGTTGCAAAAAAAGCTGGAGGTGGTATATTTAACGTCAAGTATGACATCAAACCCATCACGGTGATTATAAAGCATTCATACAATTCAATGTTTATGCATGCATTCTTTTATTTTGGCTATTTGGTTTTCCAGACTATCAAGGGCCCCAAGAAGCTGTTTTATACCCTCTACACTGCATCCAACACTGCAGCATGTGGTGTGACTCTGACCCTAGGTGTAGAATATTTTATCAAAGGTAAACATCCATTTTCTGCTGGGTGTAATTTGAAAATAAAGTCATACACAATGAATTTAGTAAAATGTAACACGGCCTGCTTTCACAAAGTTGTCTACAAAGTGGTCGACTTGTACATGGGATGAGTTTATCTAGCCAGGGTGTCTGACTTAGATTTTTCTTTTGGTCACTTTTCCCGTTTCAGGCCAAATGAGGTCTGACGGGTCTCTGCACGTGTCATCCTGTAACTACCCTGTACCCTGGAAAAGAAGCCACAAGATCCTGGCAGAACGTTATCTGATGGGCTGTGATTGCAAAGtaagcacatttt of Nerophis lumbriciformis linkage group LG22, RoL_Nlum_v2.1, whole genome shotgun sequence contains these proteins:
- the LOC133615492 gene encoding metalloproteinase inhibitor 2-like, coding for MMSWMKCCVFPLVLLCMWQLQEGAHACSCLLTHPQTSFCQSDVVIRAKVVAKEAGGGKFNVKYDIKPITTIKGPKKLFYTLYTASNSAACGVTLTLGVEYFIKGQMRSDGSLHVSSCNYPVPWKSSHKILVERFLMGCDCKITRCDSVPCGISGPTECLWTDQLTANSVKVEQDKQCACIKRSDGSCAWYQEAASPKK
- the LOC133615491 gene encoding metalloproteinase inhibitor 2-like, translating into MMSWMKCCVFPLVLLCMWQLQEGAHACRCFPVHPQMAFCQSDVVIRAKVVAKKAGGGIFNVKYDIKPITTIKGPKKLFYTLYTASNTAACGVTLTLGVEYFIKGQMRSDGSLHVSSCNYPVPWKRSHKILAERYLMGCDCKITRCDSVPCEISGPTECLWTDQLMAVKVEQDKQCACIKKSDGSCAWYQEAASPKK